ACAGACTTACAGCCTGAGCAATAAAAATATTTCTCTATTTATGAATCTTGAAGAAAATGCATTCTTTAATATGGATGTTGCTGTCCCGTTAGGAATAATTGTTAATGAACTCGTTTCCAACTCCATCAAACATGCGTTTACTGAACAAAATGGGGAAGTTCAAATCCAGCTTTTCAGGGAAGAACAGAATAACGAAATACATAAATCCCTTTTCAGCCTGACGATTTCTGATAATGGAAAAGGAATTTCTGAAAATATAGAATTAGGAAGTGTTAAATCACTCGGACTGCAGCTGGTTAACACTCTTGTTGACCAGGTAGATGGAGAGATCGAGCTTGAGAGAGCAGGAGGAACGAAATTCAGAATTACATTCTGGGCAGCGGAAAGGTCATAAGTCTGGATAAAAGCATCAGCGTCGTCAAAATCCTTAATTATTAGTTCTCAGAAGAACCAACCGCAGGTTATTCAGATATAAAGATGGACGCATAAGATGCAGCCCGCACCAAGGAGCAGAAAAATGACATCTGGAGTTTTTATTTTTGTCCTGAAATACAATTTTTCATGCCCGCTGCCATAGCCCCTGCAAAGCATGCTGATGTAGGTCCTTTCCCCCTGCTCATAGGAGCGTATGAAGATTGAGCTCATGCTGTTTCCTACCTGTTCGAGTACCCACCTCCTGGGCACATCTTTATTCCATATATCAAAGAGCCTGGTCTGCTGTGCGACCCTTATCCTTTTAAGGACTGCCCAGAAAAGGAAGAGGTAACGCACCATCATGCTCAGAAGCAGGGTGAATTCCCTTGGGATGCCCATCCTGTCAGCTGCTGAAACCATATCTCGCAGCCGTGTTGTGGAGGACAGAAGGACAATGGATGTTATGCATACAAGGAATTTTGCAAGCAGCGTGCTCCCAAAGGCAAGGCCCTCATATGTTATGCTCAGCCCC
This window of the Methanosarcina mazei S-6 genome carries:
- the cbiQ gene encoding cobalt ECF transporter T component CbiQ, translated to MVTLTDIERESYKDSPVHRLDPRVKLLFVLSVILYTVSLPRIHEENITRLFAVEVYLLLLVLAARLDLRYFFLRVLAILPFGLAIALIQPFLRPSFIENYTPYPLDLPLGLSITYEGLAFGSTLLAKFLVCITSIVLLSSTTRLRDMVSAADRMGIPREFTLLLSMMVRYLFLFWAVLKRIRVAQQTRLFDIWNKDVPRRWVLEQVGNSMSSIFIRSYEQGERTYISMLCRGYGSGHEKLYFRTKIKTPDVIFLLLGAGCILCVHLYI